One Solea senegalensis isolate Sse05_10M linkage group LG13, IFAPA_SoseM_1, whole genome shotgun sequence DNA segment encodes these proteins:
- the lim2.1 gene encoding lens intrinsic membrane protein 2.1 has product MYSFMGGGLFCAGVGNILLIVSTATDYWMQYRQSSNYMHQGLWRYCMPGKCFPHSDSIAHLDATRALMILSLLACFIGIIIGIMAFIHYSSFDRFDKTFAAGILFFISCFLVFLAMAVYTGVTINYYGKRYGNWRFSWSYIIGWVSVVLTFFSGIFYMCAYRMHECPRSTNSH; this is encoded by the exons ATGTACAGCTTCATGGGTGGAGGGCTGTTCTGTGCAGGCGTGGGGAACATCCTCTTGATTGTTTCCACAGCAACCGATTACTGGATGCAGTATCGGCAGTCGAGCAACTACATGCACCAGGGCCTGTGGCGCTACTGTATGCCGGGGAAGTGTTTCCCGCACAGCGACAGCATCG CCCACTTAGACGCCACCCGCGCCCTCATGATCCTCTCCCTCCTGGCCTGCTTCATCGGCATCATCATCGGCATCATGGCCTTCATTCATTACTCGTCCTTCGACAGGTTTGACAAAACCTTCGCTGcaggcattttgtttttcatctcat GCTTTTTAGTGTTTCTAGCGATGGCTGTGTACACTGGTGTGACTATTAACTACTATGGGAAACGCTATGGAAACTGGAGGTTCTCCTGGTCCTATATAATTGGCTGGGTGTCAGTGGTGCTCACGTTCTTTTCAG GTATCTTCTATATGTGTGCCTATAGGATGCACGAATGCCCCAGGAGCACTAACTCTCATTAG